A genome region from Oryzias latipes chromosome 2, ASM223467v1 includes the following:
- the gbx2 gene encoding homeobox protein GBX-2 — MSAAFSPSFMVMQRPLGSTTAFSIDSLIGGPPQPSPGHFVYTGYPMFMPYRSVVLQPPPPPPPALQPALSAGPHPHAPLPSLQSGFCSSLAQGLTQGMALTSTLMASLPGGFSPSQQHQEAARKFGAQALHAAFDKAQELRADAEDGKSFLTGKEAALPAFHETDTALQASTVRAHSKEDSKDEECARKDESFSMDSDLDYSSDDNLTSVGHKEDGDGLEDGPHLHGSGIGGGGGSGGVVSGGSGGGKNRRRRTAFTSEQLLELEKEFHCKKYLSLTERSQIAHALKLSEVQVKIWFQNRRAKWKRVKAGNVNNKSGEPSRNPKIVVPIPVHVSRFAIRSQHQQMEQARP, encoded by the exons ATGAGCGCGGCGTTCAGCCCCTCCTTCATGGTGATGCAGCGGCCACTCGGAAGCACCACCGCCTTCAGCATCGACTCTCTGATCGGGGGCCCCCCGCAGCCCAGCCCGGGACACTTCGTGTACACCGGGTACCCGATGTTCATGCCGTACCGGTCGGTGGTGCTCCAGCCGCCCCCGCCGCCCCCTCCGGCTTTGCAGCCGGCCCTCTCCGCGGGCCCCCACCCGCACGCGCCGCTGCCCAGCTTGCAGAGCGGCTTCTGCTCCAGCCTGGCGCAGGGGCTGACGCAGGGCATGGCGCTCACCTCCACGCTCATGGCCTCGCTGCCCGGCGGCTTCTCCCCGTCCCAGCAGCACCAGGAGGCCGCGAGGAAGTTCGGCGCGCAGGCGCTGCACGCCGCTTTCGACAAGGCGCAGGAGCTGCGCGCGGACGCGGAGGACGGGAAGAGTTTCCTGACGGGGAAGGAAGCCGCGCTGCCTGCTTTCCACGAGACGGACACGGCCCTGCAGGCTTCCACAG TCAGAGCTCACAGTAAGGAAGACTCCAAGGATGAAGAGTGCGCGCGCAAAGATGAGAGTTTCTCCATGGACAGCGACCTGGACTACAGCTCCGATGACAACCTCACCTCTGTTGGCCACAAGGAGGACGGGGACGGCCTGGAGGACGGCCCGCACCTGCACGGCTCCGGGATTGGCGGGGGTGGTGGCTCCGGCGGCGTGGTGAGCGGCGGCTCTGGCGGCGGGAAGAACCGTCGGCGAAGGACCGCGTTCACGAGCGAGCAGCTGCTGGAGCTGGAGAAGGAGTTCCACTGCAAGAAGTACCTGTCCTTAACGGAGCGCTCCCAGATCGCGCACGCGCTCAAGCTGAGCGAAGTGCAGGTGAAGATCTGGTTCCAGAACCGGCGGGCCAAGTGGAAACGGGTCAAAGCTGGAAACGTCAACAACAAGTCCGGGGAGCCGTCCCGGAACCCCAAGATAGTGGTTCCGATCCCCGTGCACGTGAGCCGCTTTGCGATCAGGAGTCAGCACCAGCAGATGGAGCAGGCCCGACCCTAG